In Amycolatopsis jiangsuensis, the following proteins share a genomic window:
- a CDS encoding glutamate-cysteine ligase family protein, with protein MGTDLSATPRLLDRGRYRRKVQRCLDTLARMLTDGSFSFPRKNIGLEVELNLVDGRLRPSMTNSAVLEALDDPSFTTELGQHNLELNVPPRPLAGDSALQLENDLNAYLGKAAGTATDTGSTLAMIGILPTLAQEHFDQKWLTNKTRYSSLNDEIFAARGERLALTMDGAALPGAQPERLRSFAESILPEAACTSVQLHLQVAPEEFAAHWNAAQCLAGPQIALAANSPFLLGKALWHETRIPLFQQATDTRPEELKNQGVRPRVWFGERWITSIFDLFEENVRYFPGLLPETDEEDPLEALESGQAPRLSELRMHNGTIWRWNRPVYDVVDGLPHLRVENRVLPAGPTVADIVANAAFFYGAQRALAEQERPVWTQMSFQAAEENLYAGARKGFDAQLYWPGIGWIPPDELALRVLLPLAHDGLRRSGVSDEARVRYLGIIERRCLARRSGAAWQRDYVRRAEDQGADRETALNRMLGRYLELSAGGEPVHTWPLTD; from the coding sequence GGTACCGCCGCAAAGTGCAGCGATGTCTCGACACTCTCGCCCGGATGCTCACCGATGGGAGCTTTTCCTTTCCCCGCAAGAACATCGGGCTCGAGGTGGAACTGAACCTGGTGGACGGACGGCTGCGTCCGTCGATGACCAACTCGGCGGTGCTGGAAGCACTGGACGATCCGTCGTTCACCACCGAACTCGGTCAGCACAATTTGGAGCTGAACGTGCCGCCGCGGCCGCTGGCCGGAGATTCCGCGCTGCAACTGGAAAACGATCTGAACGCCTACCTCGGCAAGGCGGCGGGCACGGCGACCGACACCGGGTCCACCCTCGCCATGATCGGCATCCTGCCCACCCTGGCCCAGGAACACTTCGACCAGAAATGGCTCACCAACAAGACGCGTTACTCGTCACTCAACGACGAGATCTTCGCCGCCCGCGGGGAACGGCTCGCGCTCACCATGGACGGTGCCGCTCTGCCCGGCGCGCAACCGGAACGGCTGCGCAGCTTCGCCGAATCCATTCTCCCGGAGGCGGCCTGCACCTCGGTGCAACTGCACCTGCAGGTGGCCCCGGAAGAGTTCGCCGCGCACTGGAACGCGGCGCAGTGCCTGGCCGGCCCGCAGATCGCACTCGCCGCCAATTCGCCTTTCCTGCTGGGCAAGGCGTTGTGGCACGAAACCCGGATCCCGTTGTTCCAGCAGGCCACCGACACCCGTCCGGAGGAGCTGAAGAACCAGGGAGTCCGGCCGCGGGTGTGGTTCGGCGAGCGCTGGATCACCTCGATCTTCGACCTGTTCGAGGAGAACGTCCGCTACTTCCCCGGTCTGCTGCCGGAAACCGACGAGGAGGATCCGCTCGAAGCGCTGGAATCCGGGCAGGCACCACGGCTTTCCGAACTCCGCATGCACAACGGCACGATCTGGCGGTGGAACCGGCCGGTCTACGACGTGGTCGACGGCCTGCCGCATCTGCGGGTGGAGAACCGCGTGCTGCCGGCCGGACCGACGGTGGCCGACATCGTCGCGAACGCCGCCTTCTTCTACGGTGCCCAGCGCGCACTGGCCGAGCAGGAGCGTCCGGTCTGGACCCAGATGTCGTTCCAGGCCGCGGAGGAGAACCTGTACGCCGGCGCACGCAAGGGGTTCGACGCGCAGCTGTACTGGCCGGGCATCGGCTGGATCCCGCCGGACGAGCTGGCCCTGCGCGTCCTGCTGCCGCTGGCGCACGACGGCCTGCGGCGCTCCGGCGTTTCCGACGAGGCCCGCGTGCGTTACCTGGGGATCATCGAACGCCGGTGCCTCGCCCGGCGCAGCGGCGCGGCCTGGCAGCGGGACTACGTGCGCCGCGCGGAGGACCAGGGTGCCGACCGGGAGACGGCGCTGAACCGGATGCTCGGCCGGTACCTGGAGCTCTCGGCCGGCGGTGAACCGGTGCACACCTGGCCGCTCACCGACTGA